In Saccharicrinis fermentans DSM 9555 = JCM 21142, a genomic segment contains:
- a CDS encoding putative signal transducing protein — MKRIIYGHRVDIEIYKALLEEADITCLVKNEFEEAASAGFGSGLPGNADLFVDESDFDKAETIINAYKESNE, encoded by the coding sequence ATGAAAAGAATTATATATGGACATAGGGTGGATATAGAAATTTATAAGGCCCTTTTGGAGGAAGCCGACATTACGTGTTTGGTTAAGAATGAATTTGAAGAAGCTGCGAGTGCCGGGTTTGGCTCTGGTTTGCCCGGTAATGCCGATTTATTTGTTGATGAGAGTGATTTTGATAAGGCTGAAACAATTATAAATGCCTATAAAGAGTCTAATGAATAA
- a CDS encoding BlaI/MecI/CopY family transcriptional regulator, with translation MEKIAPTTAELEVLNILWKKEPLTVKQIHDAICKTKAVGYTTTLKIMQKMTTKGLLRREPNGKSHLYYSNYEKEETRGRLLDRFIDSAFGGSASSLVMQLLGNKKTSKQEMEEIMQIIEHMENETPSK, from the coding sequence ATGGAAAAAATAGCACCTACCACAGCAGAGCTGGAAGTTTTAAATATTTTATGGAAAAAAGAACCCCTAACCGTAAAACAAATACACGACGCTATTTGCAAAACAAAAGCAGTTGGCTACACCACTACTTTAAAAATTATGCAGAAGATGACTACCAAAGGATTATTAAGAAGAGAACCTAATGGTAAAAGTCATTTATATTACAGCAATTACGAAAAAGAAGAAACCAGAGGGCGGTTGTTGGATCGCTTTATCGACTCAGCATTTGGTGGATCTGCCAGTTCATTAGTGATGCAGTTACTAGGCAATAAAAAAACGTCGAAACAAGAAATGGAAGAGATTATGCAAATCATAGAACATATGGAAAACGAAACCCCCTCAAAATAA
- a CDS encoding alpha-amylase family glycosyl hydrolase produces the protein MITRNILIVLSVLSMIACSQKEQAEQVEAPFVWENANVYFLLTDRFNNGDRSNDIHFERDKKTGLLRGFMGGDFRGIIQKIKAGYFNDLGVNALWFSPIAEQIHGSVDEGTGNTYGYHGYWAKDWTRIDPNWGTEQEFAELVDEAHKRGIRIVMDVVVNHTGPVTDKDPLYGDQWVRTKPTCSYESYESTVHCTLVKNLPDIKTESNQEVNLPDMLIEKWTKEGRLEEEMEELNAFFAETGYPRAPRFYIMKWLTDFVRKYGVDGFRIDTAKHTEESIWAELYEVAKRAFSDWKAANPDKVLDDNEFYTVGEVYNYGASSGRMFDNGGVQVDYFANGMDALINFEFKGDARKDYEFVFSKYSRILNNELKGKSLLHYLASHDDSHSFDRERKMAYKGANCLLLSPGAAQIYYGDETNRPLIVKGTMGDATLRSFMNWDDIAANTVVNEVATQDLLSHYQKLGRFRAANPSIGAGVHTQISAEPYVFKREYTKGDYVNKVVVGLDLTPGKKEIPVGDVFENGTVITDYYSGVKAKVKEGKVIIDSPFDLLLLSL, from the coding sequence ATGATTACAAGAAATATACTGATAGTACTGAGTGTTCTATCAATGATTGCCTGTTCACAAAAGGAACAGGCAGAACAAGTGGAAGCTCCGTTTGTATGGGAGAATGCCAATGTATACTTTTTATTAACTGACCGCTTTAACAATGGAGATAGGTCCAATGATATTCATTTTGAGAGGGATAAAAAGACCGGTCTTTTACGTGGTTTTATGGGCGGTGATTTTAGAGGCATTATTCAAAAAATAAAAGCGGGCTATTTCAATGATCTGGGAGTGAATGCTCTTTGGTTTTCACCCATTGCCGAACAAATACATGGCAGTGTTGACGAAGGTACAGGTAATACTTATGGCTATCATGGTTATTGGGCGAAGGACTGGACCCGTATTGATCCTAATTGGGGTACAGAACAAGAGTTTGCAGAATTAGTAGATGAAGCCCATAAGCGTGGCATAAGGATAGTGATGGATGTGGTGGTTAATCATACAGGGCCGGTTACAGATAAAGACCCTTTGTATGGTGATCAGTGGGTTCGAACTAAGCCGACTTGTAGTTACGAGTCCTATGAGTCTACAGTTCACTGTACGCTGGTGAAAAATTTACCTGATATTAAAACGGAGAGCAACCAAGAGGTGAATCTGCCGGATATGTTAATAGAGAAGTGGACTAAGGAAGGACGTCTGGAAGAAGAAATGGAGGAATTAAATGCCTTTTTTGCAGAAACAGGTTATCCTAGAGCACCGCGTTTTTATATTATGAAGTGGTTGACGGATTTTGTGCGAAAATATGGTGTGGATGGCTTTAGAATTGATACCGCAAAACATACTGAGGAATCCATTTGGGCCGAGTTATATGAAGTGGCTAAACGTGCTTTTTCAGACTGGAAAGCAGCTAATCCTGATAAGGTATTGGATGACAATGAGTTTTATACCGTTGGAGAGGTGTATAACTATGGTGCTTCGAGTGGGCGGATGTTTGATAATGGTGGGGTTCAAGTGGATTACTTCGCCAATGGGATGGATGCATTGATTAATTTTGAATTTAAAGGCGATGCCCGAAAGGATTATGAATTTGTGTTTTCTAAATACTCTAGAATATTAAATAATGAGTTGAAGGGTAAGTCGTTATTGCATTATTTGGCTTCTCATGACGATAGTCACTCCTTTGACAGAGAACGGAAGATGGCCTATAAAGGGGCTAATTGTTTATTGTTAAGTCCAGGTGCTGCGCAAATATATTATGGTGATGAAACGAACCGCCCTCTCATCGTGAAAGGAACGATGGGTGATGCTACTTTACGCTCTTTTATGAACTGGGATGACATAGCGGCCAATACAGTTGTAAATGAGGTGGCAACACAGGACTTGTTAAGTCATTATCAGAAGCTGGGTAGATTTAGGGCTGCTAATCCATCTATTGGAGCCGGTGTGCATACGCAAATAAGTGCAGAGCCATACGTTTTTAAAAGAGAATATACCAAAGGAGACTATGTGAATAAGGTGGTGGTTGGTCTTGATTTGACTCCGGGAAAAAAAGAGATTCCTGTGGGAGATGTTTTTGAAAATGGCACAGTGATAACAGATTACTATTCGGGTGTAAAAGCGAAAGTTAAAGAAGGTAAAGTAATCATTGATTCTCCATTCGATTTGTTGTTGTTGTCTTTGTAA
- a CDS encoding fumarylacetoacetate hydrolase family protein: MKIICIGRNYVNHAKELGNEVPEEPVIFLKPDTALLRNNDPFFVPDFAEEFHYETEMVVKINRLGKSIAPQFAHRYYEEIGMGIDFTARDLQSKLKSKGLPWERAKAFDHSAGISKNFISKHRFKDVQNLNFSLLINGEERQKGYTGDMLFKVDDIIAYVSKFFTLKIGDLIYTGTPAGVGKVNIGDRFEVFLENEKMMDFLIK; this comes from the coding sequence ATGAAGATAATTTGTATTGGACGTAATTATGTGAACCACGCCAAGGAACTGGGGAATGAAGTCCCTGAAGAACCTGTCATATTTTTAAAGCCGGATACCGCTTTGTTGCGAAATAATGATCCTTTTTTTGTACCCGACTTTGCTGAAGAGTTTCATTACGAAACTGAGATGGTAGTTAAGATCAATCGACTGGGAAAGAGTATTGCGCCTCAGTTTGCACATAGATATTATGAGGAGATTGGTATGGGGATTGATTTTACTGCACGCGATTTGCAAAGTAAATTAAAAAGCAAAGGACTACCGTGGGAGCGTGCCAAGGCTTTTGATCATTCGGCAGGTATCTCTAAAAACTTTATATCGAAACATCGCTTTAAGGATGTTCAAAATCTGAATTTTTCCTTATTGATTAATGGTGAAGAACGGCAAAAAGGATATACGGGTGATATGTTGTTTAAGGTGGATGATATTATTGCTTATGTATCTAAATTTTTTACTCTTAAAATTGGAGACTTGATTTATACTGGTACTCCGGCAGGTGTTGGAAAGGTAAATATTGGAGATCGTTTTGAAGTGTTTCTCGAAAATGAGAAGATGATGGATTTTTTGATTAAATAG
- a CDS encoding 3'-5' exonuclease, with translation MKLNLKNPIVFLDLETTGINVATDRIVEFAAIKINLDGSEETQRYVINPEMHIPKKTSEIHGFYDEDVKDSPTFKEVARKVAKFIEGCDLGGYNSNKFDIPLLAEEFIRAGVDIEMKKRKFVDVQTIFHKKEKRTLEAAYKFYCEKDLKDAHSAEADTRATYEVLKAQLDKYPDLKNDIDYLAEFSSYNKHADFAGRLVFDEDGDECINFGKHKGRKVKDVLDSDPGYYGWIMQGDFPLYTKKVITNIKLRAFNK, from the coding sequence ATGAAGCTTAATTTAAAGAATCCCATCGTATTCCTAGATCTTGAAACTACCGGAATAAATGTTGCAACAGATAGAATTGTTGAATTTGCCGCCATTAAAATTAATTTGGATGGTTCTGAAGAAACACAACGGTATGTGATAAATCCTGAAATGCATATCCCTAAAAAAACATCCGAAATACATGGTTTCTATGACGAGGATGTAAAGGATAGTCCAACATTTAAAGAAGTAGCCAGAAAAGTGGCTAAGTTTATCGAAGGCTGTGACTTGGGAGGATATAATTCCAATAAATTTGATATTCCCTTGTTAGCAGAGGAATTTATACGTGCCGGTGTTGATATAGAAATGAAAAAGAGAAAGTTTGTGGATGTGCAGACTATTTTTCATAAAAAGGAAAAACGGACTCTCGAGGCGGCTTATAAGTTTTATTGCGAAAAAGATTTGAAAGATGCCCATAGTGCAGAGGCTGATACAAGAGCTACTTATGAAGTATTAAAGGCTCAATTGGATAAGTACCCCGATTTAAAAAATGACATCGATTATTTAGCCGAGTTTTCTTCGTATAATAAACATGCCGATTTTGCAGGGCGTTTGGTGTTTGATGAAGATGGAGATGAGTGTATTAACTTTGGAAAACATAAGGGCAGAAAAGTGAAGGACGTTTTAGATTCTGATCCGGGTTATTATGGTTGGATTATGCAAGGTGATTTTCCATTGTACACCAAAAAGGTAATTACAAATATTAAACTAAGGGCATTTAATAAGTAA
- a CDS encoding DNA-3-methyladenine glycosylase I has protein sequence MKKRCSWCEGSDLYRSYHDKEWGMPLHDDDKLFEFLVLESFQAGLSWSTILNKREAFRLAFDDFDAAKIVNYNEEKIFELLNNAHIIRNRLKINATVHNAETYLHIKKKYGSFDKYIWQFTDFKVIKNAWSTEDDIPPTSPVSDKMSKQLKKDGFKFVGTTICYAYLQAIGAVNDHITSCFRYHEVGV, from the coding sequence ATGAAAAAGAGATGCAGCTGGTGTGAAGGTTCTGATTTGTATAGATCATACCATGATAAGGAATGGGGGATGCCTTTGCATGATGATGATAAATTATTCGAATTTCTTGTTTTGGAATCATTTCAGGCAGGTTTGAGTTGGTCAACCATACTGAATAAACGGGAAGCATTCCGCTTGGCATTTGATGATTTTGATGCTGCTAAAATAGTCAATTACAATGAGGAGAAAATTTTTGAGCTTCTCAATAATGCTCATATTATTCGGAATCGGTTAAAAATTAACGCAACAGTGCATAATGCTGAAACTTACTTGCATATTAAAAAGAAATATGGCTCTTTTGATAAATATATTTGGCAATTTACAGATTTTAAAGTGATAAAAAATGCTTGGTCTACCGAAGATGATATTCCTCCCACATCACCCGTGTCAGATAAAATGAGTAAGCAGTTAAAAAAGGATGGGTTTAAGTTTGTGGGTACAACAATCTGTTATGCTTATCTTCAGGCTATTGGGGCTGTCAATGATCATATTACCTCATGTTTTAGATACCATGAAGTAGGTGTTTAA
- a CDS encoding RluA family pseudouridine synthase produces MQKEHAINSYFIHFNQDISHISLPDKFTYPFYYEPHPLCIEAAKQLQQHLLTQNNWHHDFGIDHPVTGTNIGKMFGVLVVQKNNGQLGFLCAFSGKLANSNDLPGFVPPIYDLLNKDGFFKKEEEQISHINHTIQALENDHNYLKCKTTLQEEADQSEQELKAFRQWMKKAKDARKERRNQEKEKLDQSNYEQLKETLKQESLQQQYDYKQLKKHWQKKHIENEEQLKSFTLKINSLKEERKKRSAALQQKLFDQYQFLNKDGETKGLSEIFANTSQKVPPAGAGDCAAPKLFQFAFAHQLKPIAMAEFWWGQSPKSEIRKHKNFYPSCKGKCEPILTHMLKGIKMDDNPIQSPKMQTEELNIVYEDDDILVINKPPEFLSVPGKNTEDSVASRVRQKYPEATGPLLVHRLDMSTSGLILACKNKEAHKILQKQFEERTIQKRYVALLDGIVESDEGFIELPLRVDLYDRPRQLVCYEYGKAARTKFKVIERKDGKTRVHFFPITGRTHQLRVHAAHHLGLNHPIVGDDLYGIKSNRLYLHAEYLEFRHPVSHEKIKIKAQANF; encoded by the coding sequence ATGCAAAAAGAGCACGCCATTAATAGTTATTTCATCCACTTTAATCAGGACATAAGTCACATTTCATTACCCGACAAATTCACATATCCATTTTATTATGAGCCCCACCCATTGTGCATCGAAGCAGCCAAACAACTACAACAACACCTGCTCACACAAAATAATTGGCACCATGATTTTGGCATAGATCACCCCGTAACAGGAACCAACATTGGAAAAATGTTTGGCGTACTGGTAGTTCAAAAAAATAATGGTCAATTGGGGTTCTTATGTGCTTTCAGTGGCAAACTGGCCAACTCCAACGACCTCCCTGGCTTTGTGCCACCCATTTACGACCTACTAAACAAAGATGGCTTCTTTAAAAAAGAAGAAGAGCAAATAAGCCATATTAATCATACCATTCAGGCCCTTGAAAACGATCACAACTATCTCAAATGTAAAACAACACTCCAAGAAGAAGCTGATCAGTCTGAACAAGAATTAAAAGCCTTCAGACAATGGATGAAAAAAGCCAAAGACGCACGCAAAGAACGCCGAAACCAAGAGAAAGAAAAGCTTGATCAAAGCAATTACGAGCAACTAAAAGAAACCCTTAAACAGGAGAGCCTTCAACAACAATATGATTACAAACAACTAAAAAAACACTGGCAAAAAAAGCACATTGAAAATGAGGAACAGCTAAAATCTTTCACCCTCAAAATTAATTCACTAAAAGAAGAAAGAAAAAAACGATCGGCTGCCTTACAGCAAAAACTCTTTGATCAATACCAATTTTTAAATAAAGATGGCGAAACCAAAGGGCTTAGTGAAATATTTGCAAACACTTCACAAAAGGTTCCTCCGGCAGGTGCTGGCGACTGTGCCGCTCCAAAATTATTTCAATTTGCCTTTGCACATCAGCTAAAACCCATTGCTATGGCAGAATTTTGGTGGGGACAAAGTCCTAAATCGGAAATTAGAAAACACAAAAACTTTTACCCCTCCTGCAAAGGCAAATGCGAACCCATATTGACCCATATGCTAAAGGGAATTAAAATGGATGATAATCCGATACAATCCCCCAAAATGCAAACTGAAGAACTGAATATTGTTTACGAAGATGATGATATATTGGTGATCAATAAGCCACCCGAATTTTTATCGGTACCGGGTAAAAATACAGAAGATTCCGTCGCTAGCAGGGTACGTCAGAAATACCCTGAAGCCACAGGACCACTTCTTGTACACCGTTTAGACATGTCTACCTCAGGACTAATTTTGGCATGCAAGAATAAGGAAGCCCATAAAATACTCCAAAAACAATTTGAAGAAAGAACCATCCAAAAAAGATATGTGGCACTACTTGATGGCATAGTTGAAAGTGATGAAGGTTTTATAGAATTACCGTTGCGTGTTGATTTATATGACCGTCCTCGCCAACTGGTATGTTATGAATACGGGAAAGCGGCCCGAACAAAGTTTAAAGTAATAGAGCGAAAAGATGGGAAAACACGCGTACACTTCTTCCCTATTACAGGCAGAACACACCAACTTAGGGTTCATGCGGCTCATCACCTAGGTTTAAACCACCCCATTGTTGGAGATGATTTATATGGCATTAAAAGTAATCGATTATATCTACATGCTGAATATCTCGAATTTAGACACCCTGTCAGTCATGAAAAAATA
- a CDS encoding NfeD family protein, with translation MKQLISIIVLFLIVTTSFAQKDTLQDQAIVYKFDIKREIGSTSWIYTQFAFEEANKVNADVILLHLNTYGGQVVFADSIRTKILNSKIPVHVFIDNNAASAGALISIACDSIYMRPGANIGAATVVNQSGEKMPDKYQSYMRSTIRATAEAHGKDTIINGTDTAYVWKRDPHIAEAMVDESIYIEGIIDTGKILTFTTLEAIENGFCEGKAESINEVIEKLGYREYQIITYKPTFYDGLKGFLTNPILHGILILVIIGGLYFELQSPGIGFPLLASAIAAILYFAPLYIDGLAANWEIILFVIGIVLIALEIFVIPGFGIAGISGIILVFTGLTLSLVDNVVFDFSNVPTNELFMSLIIVSAGTFLAFIVAIPLSQKLFTSGPLAKVALLISQDMDLGYIGVDTEPKHLIGAVGLAQTTLRPSGKVLINDETYDAVAEIGMVDKGEKIKVIRYASGQLYVVKNR, from the coding sequence ATGAAACAACTTATCTCTATTATAGTATTATTTCTCATCGTAACCACCTCTTTTGCACAAAAGGATACCCTCCAGGATCAAGCTATTGTGTACAAGTTCGATATCAAGCGAGAAATTGGCAGCACCTCCTGGATATATACCCAATTTGCCTTTGAAGAAGCCAATAAAGTAAATGCAGATGTCATCCTTCTTCATCTGAACACCTATGGTGGACAAGTCGTATTTGCCGATTCCATTCGAACAAAAATATTAAACAGTAAAATTCCTGTTCATGTTTTTATAGATAACAATGCTGCTTCTGCAGGAGCGCTCATTTCAATAGCATGCGATAGTATTTACATGCGTCCCGGTGCCAATATAGGAGCTGCTACTGTGGTCAATCAGTCAGGAGAAAAAATGCCCGACAAATACCAAAGCTACATGCGATCTACCATTCGTGCCACCGCCGAGGCACACGGCAAAGACACTATTATTAACGGTACAGACACTGCCTATGTTTGGAAGAGAGATCCTCATATTGCCGAAGCTATGGTAGACGAAAGCATCTACATTGAGGGAATTATAGATACCGGAAAAATACTCACTTTCACCACGCTAGAAGCCATAGAAAATGGTTTTTGCGAAGGAAAAGCAGAAAGTATCAATGAAGTCATTGAAAAACTTGGATATCGCGAATATCAAATTATTACATACAAGCCCACCTTTTATGATGGACTGAAAGGATTTTTAACCAACCCTATCCTTCATGGCATATTAATATTGGTCATTATTGGAGGCTTATATTTTGAGCTACAATCTCCTGGCATAGGCTTTCCTTTGCTCGCTTCGGCCATTGCAGCCATTCTTTATTTTGCCCCATTATATATAGACGGACTGGCAGCCAATTGGGAAATTATATTATTTGTGATCGGGATCGTTCTTATTGCATTGGAAATATTTGTGATACCCGGTTTTGGAATTGCTGGTATTTCTGGAATAATACTGGTCTTTACGGGACTTACCTTAAGCTTGGTAGACAATGTGGTATTTGATTTTTCCAATGTACCTACCAATGAATTATTTATGTCGCTCATCATCGTGTCGGCTGGAACATTCTTAGCCTTTATTGTAGCCATCCCCTTAAGCCAAAAACTCTTTACAAGCGGGCCTTTAGCAAAGGTAGCCTTACTAATTTCACAGGATATGGATTTAGGTTATATAGGAGTAGATACAGAACCCAAACACCTGATTGGTGCCGTTGGTCTTGCCCAAACGACCTTACGTCCTTCGGGCAAAGTACTGATAAATGATGAGACATATGATGCTGTGGCAGAAATAGGTATGGTAGACAAAGGGGAAAAAATCAAAGTAATAAGATATGCATCAGGCCAATTATACGTTGTTAAAAACCGATAA
- a CDS encoding M56 family metallopeptidase encodes MYSMQSIFSPVITEALGWTIIHALWQGIIILSALLILLSILNRRSAQVRYFISFTALVTLLGWSISTFANAYSYALEKQEIKSELLHNPAYFKNITQSIDEKATIPISSSNYTIKIVKIRAWFQRSFPIFLTIWLIGIGLFTARLLGGLAYNRRLRSLQLLPFEEKWMEKLKILAKTLHITREVKAYKSPHTTSPLTLGILKPIILFPIKSFSGLSEKEIEAIIAHELAHIVRNDYLFNIIQTVIEILFFYHPAIWVISKHIRTEREHTCDDIAIDITGDEVTYAKALAHAHIFSYQQDNLSMAFSKKKGSLLERIKRIQKQRVMKTNFSEGLIAVCIIISSIFLVSFSVGNSFSAPLYSPDSNSKDSIQALAPPPPLAPARAKAVQDSIMEELEKNMALAKEKEELSQEMEQAMEIALSENDQSLSSKIMEEINLALQDINFEEIKAEMNDAQLEIDQAIHEIKTDSIQEEIRAALKEAKKEIKQAAKENKKNIKDAKDRENIEAITQLSLEAAESGLDIANQILKNIDIDAIVETSLEAANIAIELAGDHIENINIDSLIQTEYRQSLDTIGIYNEKEILEQEKETAELKKEMKALKEEMKKLKEELKQERK; translated from the coding sequence ATGTATTCAATGCAAAGCATATTTTCACCAGTTATCACGGAAGCGCTTGGATGGACGATTATTCATGCCCTTTGGCAAGGAATTATAATTTTATCAGCACTACTAATTCTATTGTCCATATTAAATCGTCGAAGTGCACAAGTAAGGTATTTCATATCCTTCACTGCACTAGTGACCCTATTAGGCTGGTCAATTTCGACTTTTGCAAATGCATACAGCTATGCACTGGAAAAACAGGAGATAAAAAGTGAGCTACTGCATAATCCTGCTTATTTTAAAAACATAACCCAATCCATTGATGAAAAAGCAACCATACCTATTAGTTCTTCAAACTACACTATAAAAATTGTAAAAATAAGAGCATGGTTTCAACGTAGTTTCCCCATCTTTTTGACCATATGGTTAATTGGTATCGGACTATTCACAGCGAGATTACTTGGAGGACTAGCCTATAATCGCAGATTAAGATCACTGCAACTACTTCCCTTTGAAGAAAAATGGATGGAAAAATTAAAAATCCTGGCCAAAACATTACACATCACAAGAGAGGTAAAAGCATATAAATCACCACACACTACTTCTCCTCTAACTCTCGGCATTTTAAAACCCATTATTTTATTTCCCATTAAATCTTTTTCTGGCTTAAGCGAAAAAGAAATAGAAGCAATCATCGCACACGAACTGGCTCATATAGTCCGTAATGACTATCTATTTAACATTATTCAAACAGTCATAGAAATACTATTTTTTTACCACCCGGCCATTTGGGTTATTTCCAAACACATAAGAACAGAAAGAGAGCATACTTGCGATGATATTGCCATAGACATTACTGGCGATGAAGTCACCTATGCCAAGGCACTCGCTCACGCTCATATATTTAGTTATCAACAAGATAATCTTTCCATGGCTTTCAGCAAAAAGAAAGGAAGTCTATTAGAAAGAATTAAACGAATTCAAAAACAAAGAGTCATGAAAACAAACTTTTCCGAAGGTCTTATTGCCGTCTGTATCATCATAAGCAGTATCTTTCTTGTATCCTTCTCTGTGGGGAATTCATTCAGCGCTCCCCTATATTCACCAGATTCAAATAGCAAAGACTCTATCCAAGCACTTGCTCCACCCCCACCTCTTGCTCCTGCAAGAGCAAAAGCAGTGCAAGACAGCATCATGGAAGAACTGGAGAAAAATATGGCATTGGCCAAAGAAAAGGAAGAGCTCTCACAAGAAATGGAACAAGCCATGGAGATCGCACTCTCAGAAAATGATCAATCGCTTTCCAGTAAAATCATGGAAGAAATAAATTTGGCTTTACAAGATATTAATTTTGAAGAAATAAAAGCCGAAATGAATGATGCACAACTAGAAATAGATCAGGCCATCCATGAAATTAAGACTGACTCCATCCAGGAGGAAATCCGAGCCGCACTAAAAGAAGCCAAGAAAGAAATCAAACAAGCAGCAAAAGAAAACAAAAAGAACATAAAAGACGCAAAAGATAGAGAAAATATTGAAGCCATCACTCAGCTATCGTTGGAGGCAGCCGAATCAGGATTAGATATTGCAAATCAAATACTTAAAAACATAGACATTGATGCCATTGTTGAAACATCATTAGAAGCAGCCAATATTGCCATTGAACTGGCGGGCGACCACATCGAAAATATCAACATAGACTCATTGATACAAACTGAATATCGACAATCCTTAGATACGATAGGAATATACAACGAGAAGGAAATACTTGAACAAGAAAAAGAAACTGCAGAACTCAAAAAAGAAATGAAAGCTTTAAAAGAAGAAATGAAGAAACTAAAAGAAGAACTAAAGCAAGAACGAAAATAA
- a CDS encoding DUF423 domain-containing protein — protein sequence MKKIVLLVGASYGLLSVVFGAFGAHALKKIWSVETLQSFETGVKYQMYHALVLLLIGFYFSFSTKVENSMAWFFILGTFLFSVSIYLLAFAKTWNISLSWLGPVTPLGGLLLILGWVFLLVNIYNEF from the coding sequence ATGAAGAAAATTGTTTTATTGGTGGGTGCATCTTATGGCTTATTATCTGTTGTATTCGGAGCCTTTGGTGCACATGCTCTAAAAAAGATATGGAGTGTAGAAACCTTGCAAAGTTTTGAAACAGGCGTTAAGTACCAAATGTATCACGCTTTGGTGTTGTTGTTGATTGGTTTCTATTTTTCTTTTTCTACAAAAGTAGAAAATAGCATGGCTTGGTTTTTTATTTTGGGTACCTTCTTATTTTCGGTGAGTATATATTTGTTGGCTTTTGCAAAGACCTGGAATATTTCATTGAGTTGGTTGGGGCCTGTTACTCCGTTGGGCGGTTTGTTGCTTATTCTGGGGTGGGTGTTTTTGTTGGTGAATATTTATAATGAATTTTAA